One Sphingobacteruim zhuxiongii DNA window includes the following coding sequences:
- the prmC gene encoding peptide chain release factor N(5)-glutamine methyltransferase: MGTLLQIRQNYIDKLSSIYDAEEAKALFQIGVEALMGINKLQLSLQLQNQLNSVDETALQDLLVDLSTGKPIQHILGHAPFYGAEFLVNAHTLIPRPETEELVDLILRDHQNQENLRLIDIGTGSGCIAISLQNNLKNANTVAVDISQDALAIARENAKRQKATVDFRCLDILEWELTFGDETYDIIVSNPPYITEEEMSSMHHNVLQHEPHSALFVPQEAPLLFYDYIADFALTHLKPNGHLYFEINQYLAQETKDLMLKKGFKNAVIFEDINAVPRMLKVY; this comes from the coding sequence ATGGGAACATTATTGCAAATTCGTCAAAATTACATCGACAAACTCAGCAGCATTTACGATGCTGAGGAAGCGAAAGCCTTGTTTCAAATTGGCGTCGAAGCATTAATGGGAATAAACAAACTGCAACTTAGTTTACAGCTTCAAAATCAACTAAACTCAGTTGATGAAACAGCTTTGCAGGATTTATTAGTGGACCTTTCGACAGGAAAGCCTATTCAACATATTTTAGGCCATGCCCCTTTTTACGGTGCCGAATTCCTTGTCAATGCGCATACCCTAATTCCAAGACCAGAAACCGAAGAACTGGTCGATCTGATCTTACGGGATCACCAAAACCAAGAAAACCTTAGACTGATCGATATCGGTACGGGAAGCGGCTGCATCGCTATCAGCTTGCAGAATAACTTAAAGAACGCAAACACCGTCGCTGTCGATATTTCCCAGGATGCGCTAGCAATCGCTCGGGAAAATGCAAAACGACAAAAGGCGACTGTCGATTTCCGCTGTCTAGATATTTTAGAATGGGAACTAACATTCGGTGATGAAACCTATGATATTATCGTCAGCAATCCCCCTTATATTACCGAAGAGGAAATGTCTTCCATGCACCATAATGTTCTCCAGCATGAACCGCATTCCGCTCTCTTCGTCCCTCAAGAGGCTCCCCTATTATTTTATGATTACATCGCTGATTTTGCATTAACTCACCTAAAACCAAATGGTCATCTTTATTTTGAGATCAACCAATATCTCGCACAAGAAACCAAAGATCTAATGCTGAAGAAAGGTTTTAAAAATGCCGTCATCTTCGAAGACATCAACGCGGTACCCAGAATGCTGAAAGTTTACTAA
- the ribD gene encoding bifunctional diaminohydroxyphosphoribosylaminopyrimidine deaminase/5-amino-6-(5-phosphoribosylamino)uracil reductase RibD yields MMNDQVYMQRCLELAVLGAGKTSPNPMVGAVIVYEDQIIGEGYTSPYGGPHAEVNAINNAIAKFGEIEALERFKCSTIYVSLEPCAHFGKTPPCADLIVEMGIQKVVIACLDPYAKVNGLGLKKLQDAGIATEVGVLEAEAKWVNRRFFTKIAQSRPYIILKWAETADGFFAPIDSSQKWISNVASKQLVHKWRAEEDAILVGKNTAIVDNPSLTVRDWQGRNPKRVLIDKNLAVPPDFSILNDQAETIVFNAIKTDWQGHLKYVELENFDLYLPQQILCQLYLMDIQSVIIEGGKKTLDMFIEAGLWDEARVFQSTESWETGVKAPKFNGQEIAVEKIGSDVLSTFVPHK; encoded by the coding sequence ATGATGAATGATCAAGTTTATATGCAGCGCTGTCTAGAATTGGCTGTTTTAGGGGCAGGGAAAACAAGTCCTAATCCAATGGTCGGTGCAGTTATCGTATATGAAGATCAGATTATCGGAGAAGGCTATACCTCGCCTTATGGAGGGCCACATGCGGAGGTTAATGCAATAAATAATGCCATCGCGAAGTTTGGTGAAATCGAAGCCTTAGAACGCTTTAAATGCAGTACAATATACGTTAGTTTGGAGCCATGTGCACATTTTGGGAAAACACCACCATGTGCAGATCTAATAGTTGAAATGGGTATTCAAAAAGTTGTAATAGCCTGTTTAGATCCTTATGCCAAAGTGAATGGATTAGGGTTGAAAAAACTTCAAGATGCAGGTATTGCGACCGAAGTAGGCGTTCTAGAAGCTGAAGCGAAATGGGTAAATCGTCGATTCTTTACCAAGATTGCACAATCAAGACCTTATATCATTTTGAAGTGGGCAGAAACTGCTGATGGTTTCTTTGCACCTATAGATTCAAGTCAAAAGTGGATTAGCAACGTGGCCAGCAAGCAACTGGTTCATAAATGGCGTGCTGAAGAAGATGCGATCCTAGTTGGTAAGAATACAGCAATCGTTGACAATCCCAGTTTGACGGTTCGCGACTGGCAGGGAAGGAATCCCAAGCGTGTGTTGATTGATAAAAATCTTGCCGTACCCCCTGACTTTTCTATACTAAACGATCAGGCAGAAACGATTGTTTTTAATGCGATTAAAACCGATTGGCAAGGACATTTAAAATATGTCGAATTAGAAAATTTTGATCTCTATCTACCCCAACAGATTCTATGTCAATTATATTTAATGGATATACAATCGGTTATTATCGAAGGTGGTAAGAAAACTTTGGATATGTTTATTGAGGCAGGACTTTGGGATGAGGCTCGCGTTTTTCAATCAACTGAATCATGGGAGACAGGCGTCAAAGCACCGAAATTCAATGGGCAGGAAATTGCTGTTGAAAAAATAGGTTCAGATGTACTTAGCACTTTCGTTCCTCATAAATAA
- a CDS encoding DUF2851 family protein, whose translation MSEDILHFIWRFRLFRQLLLLTSKGQSLRILQPGILNEDAGPDFHQALILLDGVYLYGHIEIHVAAKDWRLHGHSKNPVYNTVMLHVVWNGDEPYCLEDGSEIPTLRLCELIEEKVLLNANRLLQNINSIPCAYDFDNVPAHIQYQVLQRTLVERFESRYMQVLEHLKETNGDWERVSMVLIAAAFGMKVNKMAFIELGMLLNINLLKKFANKPTIIHALFFGQAGFLACGFERDPYVQCLKKEYQYFAKLYQLPQMSIYQWKFMRMRPANFPTFKLGQLAALFAYNRSWFAWLTTTESLAEIRNVIALVEVPEFWINHYHFKKETVVHSTAISDDFFNLLVINSFSLILFAYGKYVGDSNLIQRALDWLEQVPVESNRIVAIYRKLGFSMQSAMDSQAVLQLQKEYCEKKRCLHCGIGASIVKGI comes from the coding sequence GTGTCCGAAGATATACTCCACTTTATTTGGCGCTTTCGCCTATTCCGGCAGCTTCTTTTATTAACATCGAAGGGGCAGTCTTTGCGGATTCTGCAACCAGGTATCTTAAATGAAGATGCTGGTCCTGATTTTCATCAAGCGTTGATCTTACTTGACGGTGTTTACTTGTATGGTCATATTGAGATTCATGTTGCCGCGAAAGATTGGCGATTGCATGGTCATTCTAAAAATCCAGTATACAACACGGTTATGCTACATGTGGTTTGGAATGGTGATGAGCCCTATTGCTTGGAAGACGGTTCAGAAATTCCGACTTTAAGGTTGTGTGAGTTGATCGAAGAGAAGGTGTTATTGAACGCAAATCGATTGCTACAAAATATTAATTCGATTCCTTGTGCTTATGATTTCGACAATGTACCCGCGCATATTCAATACCAAGTGCTGCAAAGGACTTTAGTTGAGCGTTTCGAATCCAGGTATATGCAGGTGCTAGAACACTTAAAGGAAACGAACGGGGATTGGGAGCGCGTTAGTATGGTTTTAATTGCTGCGGCATTTGGGATGAAGGTTAACAAGATGGCGTTCATCGAGTTGGGTATGTTGTTGAATATTAATCTACTGAAGAAATTTGCGAATAAACCAACGATTATACATGCCTTATTCTTTGGGCAAGCTGGTTTTCTAGCTTGCGGATTCGAACGGGATCCCTATGTTCAGTGTTTAAAGAAAGAATATCAGTATTTCGCAAAACTATATCAGCTTCCACAGATGTCCATTTATCAATGGAAATTCATGCGTATGCGACCTGCTAATTTTCCTACATTTAAATTGGGTCAGCTAGCGGCGTTATTTGCTTATAATAGGTCTTGGTTTGCCTGGCTAACGACGACAGAATCATTAGCCGAAATACGAAATGTAATTGCGTTAGTTGAAGTCCCCGAATTTTGGATTAATCATTACCATTTTAAGAAGGAGACAGTAGTGCATAGCACAGCGATTTCTGATGATTTTTTCAACTTACTTGTCATTAATAGTTTTTCGCTTATTTTATTCGCTTACGGGAAGTATGTTGGAGATTCGAATTTGATTCAGAGAGCTTTGGATTGGCTAGAGCAAGTGCCTGTTGAGTCGAATAGAATCGTAGCCATATATCGGAAACTCGGGTTTTCAATGCAATCGGCAATGGATAGTCAAGCGGTACTGCAATTGCAGAAAGAATATTGCGAAAAGAAGCGCTGTTTGCACTGCGGCATTGGCGCTTCGATCGTGAAAGGTATTTAA
- a CDS encoding ankyrin repeat domain-containing protein, with protein MSLTVLEEYIETGNHQDLDLLLSKNPDLLKESTSHEISPLLLACYYNKSQIVQVMLKYISSITIHEACAAGLAEQVRFMLDQKPDVINEISVHGFYPLGIAAHFGKEEIVRMLLLSHANPNASSTNGYQVYPIHAALSAQQHNIVKMLIEAGAEVNVIQASRTTPLHLAAQQGNIDLIIILLEQGADISIRNDFGQNASDLAAEKGFQDIAEILKA; from the coding sequence ATGAGTTTGACAGTTTTGGAAGAATATATTGAAACAGGGAATCATCAAGATCTTGATTTATTGCTAAGCAAAAATCCGGATCTGCTTAAGGAAAGTACGAGTCATGAGATTTCTCCCTTACTCCTTGCCTGCTATTATAATAAATCACAGATCGTACAGGTTATGTTGAAATACATATCAAGTATTACGATTCATGAAGCCTGTGCTGCAGGGCTAGCGGAGCAAGTTCGCTTTATGCTTGATCAAAAACCTGATGTAATTAACGAGATTTCCGTACACGGATTTTACCCATTGGGTATAGCCGCTCATTTTGGCAAAGAGGAAATCGTGAGAATGCTATTACTGAGCCATGCAAATCCGAATGCCTCTTCAACCAATGGCTATCAAGTCTACCCTATTCATGCTGCATTAAGCGCACAGCAACACAATATCGTAAAAATGCTAATCGAGGCTGGTGCTGAAGTTAACGTGATTCAAGCTTCGCGAACTACACCTTTACACCTGGCGGCTCAACAAGGCAATATCGATTTGATTATTATTTTACTCGAACAAGGCGCAGATATCAGTATCCGCAACGATTTTGGTCAAAACGCGTCTGATTTAGCTGCCGAAAAAGGCTTTCAAGACATCGCAGAGATTCTAAAAGCTTAA
- a CDS encoding substrate-binding domain-containing protein: MAIEQEKKHFGIKDIAKLANVSIATVDRVLNNRKDVSNATRERVLAIIKEHNYQPNLFARSLSVKNNIHVAVIIPKTSFQTGYWALCLEGINKGKEELAPFGIVTTIFLYDQEDVSTFKKETQKLLAENFTAVVIAPIFVKETEDFVHACHQRHMQTIYINSDIPTKSTMGYIGPDLYSTGRLAGNLTSYLVKSNSKILVLNVAKGIENYRYLGTKIDGFKEYLHDFDPTIQIDIVDIPYNEYEEVELELKINIKKHDPNLIFFTNSRVAFLGRFYADHPEIKKPPIIGFDFLSSNVEYLANGVVDFLICQRPDKQGYFALNYLYRYFLKKESLEGFKPMPIDILTKENYLFYEN, encoded by the coding sequence ATGGCAATCGAGCAAGAAAAGAAACATTTTGGAATTAAGGATATCGCTAAACTGGCAAATGTTTCCATTGCTACTGTCGATCGAGTACTAAATAATAGAAAGGATGTTTCGAACGCTACCCGGGAGCGTGTACTAGCGATCATTAAAGAGCATAATTACCAACCTAATTTATTCGCACGAAGCTTATCTGTAAAAAATAATATACATGTTGCCGTTATCATTCCGAAAACTTCGTTTCAAACGGGTTATTGGGCGCTATGCCTAGAAGGGATTAACAAGGGTAAGGAAGAATTGGCACCATTTGGAATCGTTACAACAATCTTTCTCTATGATCAGGAGGATGTGTCGACTTTCAAAAAGGAAACACAAAAGCTATTGGCAGAAAATTTTACTGCTGTGGTTATAGCGCCCATCTTCGTGAAAGAAACAGAAGATTTTGTGCATGCATGTCATCAACGACATATGCAGACGATTTATATCAATTCGGATATTCCGACAAAGTCTACGATGGGATATATCGGACCAGACTTATACAGTACCGGCAGACTTGCGGGCAATTTGACTTCTTATCTTGTTAAATCGAACTCGAAAATTTTAGTGCTAAACGTCGCTAAAGGGATTGAGAATTATCGTTATTTGGGTACAAAAATCGATGGGTTTAAAGAATATTTACATGATTTCGATCCAACCATTCAGATTGATATTGTTGATATCCCTTATAACGAATATGAGGAAGTTGAATTAGAATTAAAGATTAACATTAAAAAGCACGATCCGAATCTTATCTTCTTTACCAATTCTCGTGTAGCATTTCTGGGACGATTTTATGCGGATCATCCAGAAATTAAAAAACCGCCGATCATTGGTTTCGATTTTCTGTCCTCAAACGTCGAGTACCTCGCGAATGGCGTCGTTGATTTTCTAATCTGTCAGCGTCCCGATAAACAAGGATACTTTGCGTTGAACTATCTTTATCGCTATTTCTTGAAAAAGGAAAGCTTGGAGGGATTCAAACCTATGCCTATTGATATCCTGACGAAAGAGAACTATCTTTTTTACGAAAATTAG
- a CDS encoding UbiX family flavin prenyltransferase gives MANKKKIVVAITGASGSIYAKVLLDKLMQLKDQIAEVGIVMSDNAKDVWKFELDDQSFNNYPFKFYQKNDFMAPFASGSAKFDTMIVVPCSMGTLARIAQGISSDLTTRAADVILKERRKLILVTRETPLNLIHIQNMQLATQAGAIICPASPSFYSRPQTFEELAATVIDRILDMAGLDLDTFRWGE, from the coding sequence ATGGCGAACAAGAAAAAGATCGTAGTAGCAATTACGGGTGCTAGTGGCTCTATCTATGCAAAGGTGTTATTAGATAAACTGATGCAGTTGAAAGATCAGATCGCAGAAGTTGGCATCGTCATGTCTGATAATGCTAAGGATGTTTGGAAGTTTGAGCTAGACGATCAATCGTTCAATAATTATCCTTTTAAGTTCTACCAAAAGAATGATTTCATGGCGCCTTTTGCATCGGGCTCAGCAAAGTTTGATACGATGATTGTCGTGCCTTGTTCTATGGGGACATTAGCAAGAATCGCGCAGGGAATTTCTTCTGATTTGACAACCCGGGCAGCCGATGTGATCCTAAAAGAGCGACGTAAGTTGATTTTAGTTACCCGCGAAACGCCTTTAAATCTTATTCATATCCAGAATATGCAATTGGCAACGCAAGCAGGGGCCATCATCTGTCCAGCATCGCCTTCCTTTTATAGCCGTCCACAAACATTTGAAGAGCTTGCCGCAACGGTTATTGATCGCATACTTGATATGGCTGGGTTAGATTTAGATACCTTTCGCTGGGGTGAATAA
- a CDS encoding dihydroorotase has translation MATILITSATLVSASHPLHLTSVDVLVKNGKIEKIAKNIQSDDKKLQVIDAKDSFLSVGFFDLNTNFGEPGYETKEDIKTGTAAAAAGGFTAVAVHPNTNPPIHSRSEVALIVNTAKGNLVDVYPVGTISKKREGKELAELYDMQQTGAIAFSDGNHSVQQAGLMGRALLYAKGFNGLIMSHPEDDSIGGGNQMNEGEVSTYLGMKGIPNLAESIMVSRDLFLAEYNEAPIHFSTISTEESVELIKKAKAKGLKVTCDVAAHNLVFTDEEVKGFDSNLKVNPPLRTKKDIKALLKGLKDGTVDAIVSQHTPHEIEFKNVEFQIAYNGIIASQTVLPLLVKAGLTVEAIVEKLSVGPRVILNIEQPKIEEGATANLVIFSTDKKWIFDGKTNKSKSANSPLFGQELAGKVLAVINNNQILIND, from the coding sequence ATGGCTACAATATTAATTACTTCTGCAACATTAGTTTCGGCATCGCATCCTTTGCACTTGACATCGGTGGATGTATTGGTTAAGAATGGTAAGATTGAAAAGATTGCTAAAAACATCCAATCGGATGATAAGAAGCTGCAGGTGATCGATGCGAAGGATAGTTTCTTGTCGGTTGGTTTTTTTGATTTGAATACGAATTTCGGCGAACCAGGTTATGAAACTAAAGAGGATATAAAAACAGGAACTGCAGCAGCTGCGGCAGGAGGTTTTACAGCGGTGGCTGTACATCCGAATACAAACCCTCCAATTCATAGCCGTTCGGAAGTTGCATTAATTGTCAACACCGCGAAAGGTAATCTCGTGGATGTGTATCCCGTTGGAACAATTAGTAAAAAGAGAGAGGGAAAGGAACTAGCGGAGCTTTATGATATGCAACAGACAGGCGCTATCGCATTTTCTGATGGAAACCATAGTGTTCAGCAAGCTGGTCTCATGGGGCGTGCATTGTTATATGCGAAGGGTTTCAATGGATTAATTATGTCACATCCGGAAGATGATTCGATTGGTGGCGGAAATCAAATGAATGAAGGCGAAGTGAGTACCTATTTAGGTATGAAAGGAATCCCTAATCTAGCGGAATCTATCATGGTTTCTCGTGATTTATTCTTAGCGGAATACAACGAGGCGCCAATACACTTCAGCACAATTTCTACGGAAGAATCGGTAGAACTTATCAAGAAAGCGAAAGCAAAAGGATTGAAAGTTACTTGTGATGTTGCAGCACATAACCTCGTGTTTACAGATGAAGAAGTGAAAGGTTTTGATAGTAACTTGAAAGTAAATCCTCCACTACGCACGAAGAAGGATATTAAAGCATTATTGAAAGGATTAAAGGATGGGACAGTCGATGCGATTGTTTCTCAACATACTCCACATGAAATCGAATTCAAAAATGTAGAATTTCAAATTGCTTACAATGGAATTATTGCTTCTCAAACCGTGTTACCACTATTGGTAAAAGCTGGATTAACTGTAGAAGCAATTGTAGAGAAACTTTCTGTTGGGCCACGTGTTATTTTAAATATAGAGCAACCGAAAATAGAGGAGGGGGCAACGGCCAACTTAGTTATTTTTAGTACGGATAAAAAATGGATTTTTGACGGAAAAACAAACAAGTCAAAATCGGCAAACAGTCCTTTATTTGGACAAGAATTAGCAGGCAAGGTGCTTGCAGTGATTAATAATAATCAAATCTTAATCAACGATTAA
- a CDS encoding DUF4199 domain-containing protein: MNETIDNAAVVKKKAIIQGVILGIISFILSIISLYITKSATSLFTSSAAAGFINYAVFLIVAVFFVISLRKAAGGYWSFSDALKNIFIMMAIVAAIGTAGVSIWNMVNPGLQQEAIDNTINMTIETMEATGAQDENIDNTIEMLEQQRNALSEMTIGQTLKGLAITIVMYFVLSLILAAIFKREKPIFQSPAASDNAHPWQNQNS, from the coding sequence ATGAACGAGACAATCGACAACGCAGCAGTAGTTAAAAAGAAAGCGATTATCCAAGGAGTAATCTTAGGGATTATTTCCTTTATTCTATCGATTATTTCTTTATATATCACGAAGTCAGCGACTTCTTTGTTTACGTCGTCTGCAGCAGCGGGATTTATTAATTACGCCGTTTTTTTAATCGTGGCTGTGTTTTTTGTGATCTCCTTAAGAAAGGCAGCTGGAGGTTATTGGAGCTTTTCAGATGCTTTAAAGAACATTTTCATTATGATGGCTATCGTTGCAGCGATTGGTACTGCGGGTGTCAGCATTTGGAATATGGTTAACCCTGGTTTACAACAAGAAGCAATCGATAATACGATTAATATGACGATTGAGACGATGGAAGCAACTGGTGCACAAGACGAGAATATCGACAATACGATAGAGATGTTGGAGCAACAAAGAAATGCTTTATCGGAGATGACAATTGGTCAAACTCTTAAGGGTTTAGCGATTACGATCGTGATGTATTTCGTGTTATCCTTAATCTTAGCGGCGATTTTCAAAAGAGAAAAGCCAATTTTCCAAAGTCCTGCAGCATCTGATAATGCTCACCCTTGGCAAAATCAAAATTCTTAA
- a CDS encoding glycosyltransferase family 2 protein, which translates to MDISVVIPLYNEEESLPELVAWIKRVMDEHNFTYQVIMVDDGSKDRSWQVIKSLKAENEHVTGIRFRRNYGKSAALNVGFAAAEGNVVITMDADLQDSPDEIPELYDRIMNQDADLVSGWKKKRYDPLTKTIPTKLFNAVTRSMSGIDNLHDFNCGLKAYKKDVVKSIEVYGEMHRYIPVLAKWAGFSKIQEQVVQHFPRKYGTTKFGPGRFVKGFLDLMSIFFVGKFAKRPMHFFGPLGVISFLLGFFITIYLIADKLMSIANGTAYRNVTDQPLFFLSLVAIVLGTQLFLTGFVAELVARNGSDRNKYHIDQVI; encoded by the coding sequence ATGGATATATCAGTAGTTATACCCCTATATAACGAGGAAGAATCACTTCCTGAATTGGTTGCCTGGATTAAACGGGTAATGGATGAACATAACTTTACATATCAAGTTATCATGGTTGATGATGGTAGTAAAGATCGTTCTTGGCAGGTTATCAAATCGCTAAAAGCTGAAAATGAACATGTGACTGGAATTCGATTCCGTAGAAATTACGGAAAATCGGCCGCTTTAAATGTTGGTTTCGCAGCCGCTGAAGGTAATGTCGTGATTACAATGGATGCCGATTTACAAGATAGCCCTGATGAGATTCCAGAATTATATGATCGTATCATGAACCAAGATGCGGACCTAGTTTCTGGATGGAAGAAAAAACGCTATGATCCATTAACGAAGACAATTCCTACGAAGTTATTCAATGCAGTGACACGTAGTATGTCGGGTATCGATAATCTTCATGATTTTAATTGTGGACTTAAAGCCTACAAAAAAGATGTGGTGAAGAGCATTGAAGTTTATGGCGAGATGCATCGATATATTCCGGTGCTTGCTAAGTGGGCGGGATTCAGTAAAATTCAAGAACAAGTTGTACAGCATTTTCCGAGAAAGTACGGCACAACGAAGTTTGGTCCGGGTCGTTTTGTAAAAGGCTTCTTAGACTTGATGTCCATCTTTTTTGTTGGAAAATTTGCGAAGCGTCCAATGCACTTCTTTGGTCCATTAGGCGTGATTAGCTTTTTATTAGGTTTCTTTATTACGATTTACTTAATCGCTGATAAGTTGATGAGTATTGCGAATGGAACGGCCTACAGAAATGTAACCGATCAACCGCTTTTCTTCTTGTCTTTAGTGGCTATCGTATTAGGAACACAATTGTTCTTAACGGGTTTTGTTGCTGAGCTAGTTGCTCGTAACGGTTCTGACAGAAATAAATACCATATCGACCAAGTCATTTAA
- a CDS encoding glycosyltransferase, producing the protein MFFSIIIPLYNRPVEIKELLASLTEQVYQDFEVIIVEDGSSKPAEDIVARFKDKLDVHYFFKENEGQGFARNYGFERAKGDFFIVFDSDIIVPKDYLNLVLQGLERDQWDAFGGPDAAHHSFTSIQKAISYSMTSPFTTGGIRGNKKHVGQFHPRSFNLGISRAVWEKTQGFKLSRRSEDIEFSIRMINEGFKVGLIPEAFVYHKRRANFNQFYKQTFNFGKGRIDIWQRYPAELKPVHALPAVFAIAVFGLIMINAINLLTMNEINIVNWLGWIGNSFMFIYTILLFIHALIVCRSIKVAFLAVIAAYTQLIAYGLGFLSEYFNVTLANKSKKKLTV; encoded by the coding sequence ATGTTCTTTTCGATTATTATTCCTCTTTACAATCGACCTGTCGAAATTAAAGAACTATTAGCTTCTTTAACGGAACAGGTTTATCAAGATTTTGAAGTAATCATTGTTGAAGATGGTTCTTCGAAACCGGCAGAGGATATTGTTGCACGTTTCAAGGATAAATTGGATGTGCATTACTTCTTCAAAGAAAATGAAGGCCAAGGCTTCGCAAGAAACTACGGATTTGAGCGGGCCAAGGGAGATTTCTTTATTGTGTTCGATTCAGATATTATTGTTCCAAAAGACTATTTGAATCTAGTATTGCAGGGTTTGGAACGCGATCAATGGGATGCTTTCGGTGGACCCGATGCGGCACACCATTCCTTTACATCGATTCAAAAAGCGATTAGCTATTCCATGACAAGCCCTTTTACTACAGGGGGAATTCGAGGAAATAAAAAGCATGTTGGTCAGTTTCATCCGCGTAGCTTTAACTTAGGTATTTCGCGTGCGGTTTGGGAGAAAACCCAGGGATTCAAACTATCGAGACGATCGGAAGACATTGAGTTCAGTATCCGAATGATTAATGAAGGTTTTAAAGTGGGATTGATTCCAGAGGCCTTTGTTTATCATAAGCGCCGCGCAAATTTCAATCAGTTCTACAAGCAGACGTTTAACTTCGGAAAAGGAAGAATAGATATCTGGCAGCGCTATCCTGCTGAACTTAAGCCTGTTCACGCATTGCCTGCAGTATTTGCGATCGCCGTGTTTGGATTGATCATGATTAATGCCATCAATTTGTTGACGATGAATGAAATAAACATTGTTAATTGGTTAGGTTGGATTGGGAACAGTTTTATGTTCATCTATACGATTTTGCTTTTTATACATGCATTGATTGTCTGTAGAAGTATTAAAGTAGCGTTTCTCGCAGTAATTGCCGCTTATACACAATTAATCGCTTATGGGCTTGGATTCTTGTCCGAATACTTTAATGTGACGCTTGCGAATAAAAGCAAGAAAAAATTGACAGTTTAA